The Phycisphaeraceae bacterium genome includes a window with the following:
- a CDS encoding PEP-CTERM sorting domain-containing protein (PEP-CTERM proteins occur, often in large numbers, in the proteomes of bacteria that also encode an exosortase, a predicted intramembrane cysteine proteinase. The presence of a PEP-CTERM domain at a protein's C-terminus predicts cleavage within the sorting domain, followed by covalent anchoring to some some component of the (usually Gram-negative) cell surface. Many PEP-CTERM proteins exhibit an unusual sequence composition that includes large numbers of potential glycosylation sites. Expression of one such protein has been shown restore the ability of a bacterium to form floc, a type of biofilm.), with product MFKTVSALTVALAAASSASALSLEVTSAPTTGLAGYSTYTLTLVGDGEFNAMNASFSGPLNQEVQGLSAQFQNDGLLVFFPALAATDSFFTFDRPNLLVSATESDTSLEAVFAFDSNRSAPFGLAQLVIADGDTVTATILGGVGDGANDVIFEGSVTEVIPEPASAALLALGGLAALRRRA from the coding sequence ATGTTCAAGACTGTTTCCGCTCTTACCGTTGCTCTCGCCGCCGCCTCGTCGGCCTCGGCCCTGAGCTTGGAAGTCACCTCGGCCCCGACCACGGGTCTCGCTGGCTACAGCACCTACACCCTCACCCTCGTTGGTGATGGCGAGTTCAACGCCATGAACGCCAGCTTCTCTGGTCCTCTGAACCAGGAAGTCCAGGGCCTCTCGGCTCAGTTCCAGAACGATGGCCTGCTGGTCTTCTTCCCGGCTCTCGCCGCGACCGACAGCTTCTTCACGTTCGATCGTCCCAACCTGCTGGTCTCGGCCACCGAGTCGGACACGAGCCTGGAGGCGGTCTTCGCTTTCGACAGCAACCGCAGCGCCCCCTTCGGTCTGGCCCAGCTCGTCATCGCTGATGGCGATACGGTTACCGCGACCATCCTCGGTGGCGTTGGTGACGGTGCCAATGACGTGATCTTCGAAGGTAGCGTCACCGAAGTAATCCCCGAGCCCGCTTCGGCCGCCCTGCTGGCCCTCGGTGGTCTCGCAGCCCTCCGTCGTCGTGCGTAA
- a CDS encoding FHA domain-containing protein yields MASLVLIDGPDQKKYLPLREGTVVVGRDESLPLQVLDQRVSRKHLRVRYDAASDAWLAQDLGSRHGTTVADKPLQGDQEHPLADRDRIALGDSTLIFTTRDFPSIESALTAFRQPGQREKQTLID; encoded by the coding sequence GTGGCATCACTCGTCCTCATTGACGGTCCCGATCAGAAGAAGTACCTCCCGCTGCGCGAAGGCACCGTCGTCGTCGGCCGCGATGAGTCCCTCCCCCTCCAGGTCCTCGATCAGCGGGTTTCCCGCAAGCATCTTCGCGTCCGTTACGACGCAGCATCCGACGCCTGGCTGGCTCAGGACCTTGGCTCCAGGCACGGCACCACCGTCGCCGACAAGCCCCTCCAGGGTGATCAGGAGCACCCCCTGGCCGACCGCGATCGCATCGCCCTCGGCGACTCCACCCTCATCTTCACCACCCGCGACTTCCCCTCCATCGAATCCGCCCTCACCGCATTTCGCCAGCCCGGCCAGCGTGAGAAGCAGACCCTGATCGACTAG